From a single Miscanthus floridulus cultivar M001 chromosome 8, ASM1932011v1, whole genome shotgun sequence genomic region:
- the LOC136469674 gene encoding uncharacterized protein, with amino-acid sequence MIDPEYAIPDDAVNNPAPSVSKSGKPLNLQPEQDSPNSLFSFAIDISNDDGDETSSSLALGTISAETKSKLEALLNLLQQDTAQLVDDSDPAKAIFKTIRAQVRADVEEVLFPAAHLESRQLQYQRAAQRIVDRAAQAQLKEEMLQLKQIVDEKHKGIGNLQTSGAELKQKILDLSARKMALLAELKEVEAALTHAQQEESQLPNAIRALQQERDIQARKALTMKKKLKPVTVLTNHY; translated from the exons atgatcgaccctgaatacgccatccctgaTGATGCA gttaacaacccagcaccatcagtgagcaaaagtgggaaacccttgaatcttcagcct gaacaagactccccaaacagtcTATTCTCCTTTGCTATTGACATTTCTAACGATGACGGAGatgaaacaagttcttcccttgcactgggaacaatatcggcagaaactaagtccaagttggaagctctcctgaacttgctacagcaggataccgcccaactggtagatgactcggaccccgcgaaagcaattttcaaaacaatccgtgccCAGGTCcgtgccgatgttgaagaagtactcttcccagcagcccatttagaaagccgccaactgcaatatcaacgggctgctcagcgtattgttgatagagcagctcaggctcaactcaaagaagagatgctacaactgaaacaaattgtcgATGAGAAGcataagggcatcggcaacttgcagacttcgggtgctgaacttaagcagaaaatcttggatttatcagcaaggaagatggctctattggctgaattgaaagaagtcgaggcagccttgactcatgcccaacaagaagaaagccagttACCCAATGCCATTagggcccttcagcaagaaagagacatccaggctcgcaaagccttgaccatgaagaaaaaactcaagcct gtaactgtcctgaccaaccattactaG